One segment of Cydia fagiglandana chromosome 12, ilCydFagi1.1, whole genome shotgun sequence DNA contains the following:
- the LOC134669383 gene encoding spidroin-1-like codes for MKCEARIDAGGGDRLGTNGSEYFLQLQSGGPGGGGGGRGAARAAARSGRARSGRRGGGGGGGGRAAQQVGGVERARAAAGGPGGGGRGAARAAARSGRARSGRRGGGGGGGGRAAQQVGGVERARAAAGGPGGGGRGAARAAARSGRARSGRRGGGGGGGGRAAQQVGGVERARAAAGGPGGGGRGAARAAARSGRARSGRRGGGGGGGGRAAQQVGGVERARAAAGGPGGGGRGAARAAARSGRARSGRRGGGGGGGGRAAQQVGGVERARAAAGGPGGGGRGAARAAARSGRARSGRRGGGGGGGGRAAQQVGGVERARAAAGGPGGGGRGAARAAARSGRARSGRRGGGGGGGGRAAQQVGGVERARAAAGGPGGGGRGAARAAARSGRARSGRRGGGGGGGGRAAQQVGGVERARAAAGGPGGGGRGAARAAARSGRARSGRRGGGGGGGGRAAQQVGGVERARAAAGGPGGGGRGAARAAARSGRARSGRRGGGRRRRRARGAGARARGGAGGEAAAAGARRSR; via the exons GTGGCGGGGATCGCCTCGGCACAAACGGATCAGAGTATTTTCTTCAGCTGCAGAGTGGCGGtccgggcgggggcgggggcgggcgggGTGCAGCACGGGCAGCGGCGCGGTCAGGGCGCGCGCGCTCGGGGCGGCgcgggggcggcggcggcggcggcgggcgcgcggcGCAGCAGGTAGGAGGCGtcgagcgcgcgcgcgccgccgccggcggtccgggcgggggcgggcgggGTGCAGCACGGGCAGCGGCGCGGTCAGGGCGCGCGCGCTCGGGGCGGCGCGGGGGgggaggcggcggcggcgggcgcgcggcGCAGCAGGTAGGAGGCGtcgagcgcgcgcgcgccgccgccggcggtccgggcgggggcgggcgggGTGCAGCACGGGCAGCGGCGCGGTCAGGGCGCGCGCGCTCGGGGCGGCGCGGGGGgggaggcggcggcggcgggcgcgcggcGCAGCAGGTAGGAGGCGtcgagcgcgcgcgcgccgccgccggcggtccgggcgggggcgggcgggGTGCAGCACGGGCAGCGGCGCGGTCAGGGCGCGCGCGCTCGGGGCGGCGCGGGGGgggaggcggcggcggcgggcgcgcggcGCAGCAGGTAGGAGGCGtcgagcgcgcgcgcgccgccgccggcggtccgggcgggggcgggcgggGTGCAGCACGGGCAGCGGCGCGGTCAGGGCGCGCGCGCTCGGGGCGGCGCGGGGGgggaggcggcggcggcgggcgcgcggcGCAGCAGGTAGGAGGCGtcgagcgcgcgcgcgccgccgccggcggtccgggcgggggcgggcgggGTGCAGCACGGGCAGCGGCGCGGTCAGGGCGCGCGCGCTCGGGGCGGCGCGGGGGgggaggcggcggcggcgggcgcgcggcGCAGCAGGTAGGAGGCGtcgagcgcgcgcgcgccgccgccggcggtccgggcgggggcgggcgggGTGCAGCACGGGCAGCGGCGCGGTCAGGGCGCGCGCGCTCGGGGCGGCGCGGGGGgggaggcggcggcggcgggcgcgcggcGCAGCAGGTAGGAGGCGtcgagcgcgcgcgcgccgccgccggcggtccgggcgggggcgggcgggGTGCAGCACGGGCAGCGGCGCGGTCAGGGCGCGCGCGCTCGGGGCGGCGCGGGGGgggaggcggcggcggcgggcgcgcggcGCAGCAGGTAGGAGGCGtcgagcgcgcgcgcgccgccgccggcggtccgggcgggggcgggcgggGTGCAGCACGGGCAGCGGCGCGGTCAGGGCGCGCGCGCTCGGGGCGGCGCGGGGGgggaggcggcggcggcgggcgcgcggcGCAGCAGGTAGGAGGCGtcgagcgcgcgcgcgccgccgccggcggtccgggcgggggcgggcgggGTGCAGCACGGGCAGCGGCGCGGTCAGGGCGCGCGCGCTCGGGGCGGCGCGGGGGGgggaggcggcggcggcgggcgcgcggcGCA GGCGCGCGCGCTCGGGGCGGCGCGGGGGgggaggcggcggcggcgggcgcgcggcGCAGCAGGTAG